CTGGGACGACTGGCAGCGATACGCCGCGGCCGTCGTCGGCGTCGTCGCCGCCGCGGTCGCGGTCGGTCTCGTCGTCCTCGCGACGAGCCTGGTCGTTCTGACTGTCGTAAGCGCCGGACTCGCGGGGATGGGTGCCGGCCTGCTGTGCTACCGGTTCGTCTACGGCGTCGTCCGGCCGGTGCCGCAGTCCCGACTCGACGTCCGTGAGTGAGCGGTCTGAGCGACGGTCGGGAGAGAAAGGGGGCGGTCAGCGACGGTCGTCGTCGGGGCGCTCCTCGACGACCTCGGCGGCGAGGTCGGCGATCGACTCGGTCCCCTCGCCGCGGGCGAGCCGGTCTTCCGCCGACCCGCGCTCGTCGGAGGCGCCGGTCGCGCTGCGGACGTTCCGCCCGACGGCGTCGCCGAACGACTCGCTCGACCCGCCGGGGCGGTCGTCGGCGTCTCGTTCGTAGACGACCGAGCCCCGAACCAGCGTGAGTTCGGGGAAGACGGCCTCGCGGCCCTCGAAGGGCGTCCAGTCGCACTTGGTGTGCAGGCGGTCGGCGCGGATCGGGTGGGTCGTCCCGGGGTCGACCAGTACGAGGTCGGCGTCCATGCCCTCGGCGACCCGGCCCTTCGACGAGAGGTCGAACACGTCGGCGGGGTTGGCGGCGGTCAGGTCGCGGACGCGCTCGTAGGTCAGGTCGCCGGTGCGGGCGTCGGCGAGCAGCATGGGGAGGACCGTCTCGACGCCGGGCACTCCTGATGGAGCGTCCCAGATCTCGGCGTCTTTCTCCGCGGCGGTGTGGGGCGCGTGGTCGGTCGCGACCATATCGACGGTGCCGTCGACGACGCGGTCGTAGACGCGCTGGCGGCGCTTCTCGCGGCGCAGCGGCGGGTTCATCCGGCCGTGGGTGCCCAGCTCGCGCAGGTCGTTGCGCGAGAGGTACATGTGGTGGGGGGTGACCTCGCAGGTCATCCCCGTCTCGGCGGCGATGTCGATACCCCGCGGCGTCGAGGTGTGGGCGACGTGGATGGTGGTATCGCGCTCGGCGGCGACCTCGCAGGCTCGCCCGACGGCGGCGGCCTCGGCGCGGGCGGTGCGGTAGGCGCTCCAGGCGTCGGCGTCGTCGCGCTCCCGGGCGGAGACGTTGAACAGGCTCGCGTCCTCGGCGTGGACGGTGACGGTCACGTCGCGGGCGTCGGCCTCGGCGAGCGCGTCGAGAAAGAGCGGCTCCTCGACGCCCATGTTGCCCGTCGAGTCGGCGAGGAAGACCTCGCCCAGCGCGAAGGCGTCGCGGTCGAGCAGGGAGTCGGGGTCCCAGTCGGCGGTGACGCCGCCGTTGAGGCCGAAGTCGACCAGCGAGTCCGCCGCGAGGGCGGCCTTCTCGTCGAAGGCGTCGCCGTCGACGGTCGGCGGCGAGGTGTTGGGCTGGTCGACGACGGTGGTGACGCCGCCGGCGGCGGCGCTGGCCGAGCCCGTCGTCCAGTCTTCCTTGTGCGAGTCGCCGGGCTCGCGAAAGTGAACGTGGGCGTCGATCATCCCCGGGAGCAGGCGTTTCCCGGTCGCGTCGACCGTCCGCTCGTCCTCCCGGACACCCAGATCCTCCCCGACCGCGGCGACCGTCTCGCCCGACACGCGGACGTCCCGCCGCTGGCCGTCCGCGAGCGTCGCGTTCCGGAACAGCATACCCCACCTCGAACGCCCGGTACCCTAAGTTCCGTGGTTTTCTGCAGGCCGACTGGCACGCATTCGACGGTAAGCGGAGCTTAGCCCACCCGTTGGACCGACGCGTCCCCCGCCGCGTCGCCGACGAGCGCCCCCGCGACCGCATCGACGACCGCGTCCGGATCGGTCCGGCCGCCCGCCCGCGCGACACTCCCGACCGTCCCGGGGTCGAACGGTACGTCCAGCGCCGCGTAGACCGGGTCGAGCACCGACGCTATCGCCGCGTGGTCGCGGACGACCAGCACGCCCGCGACGACGGCCGCGTCGGCGCGCACCCGCTGGGCCAGGCCGGCGAGCTTCCGCGACCGCCCGCCGCAGTCGGCCCGGACCGAATGGGTCCCCGGGCAGAACGAGTCGGGGGGTTCGCCCTCGCGAGCGTCGGCGCCCAGCGAACCCAGGGCGTCGAGCAGGTCGGCCGTCGCCGCGTCGTAGCGAACCCGGAGTCCCGAGCGCGAGTCCGCTACCGGCGTCACGCGCGCGAACGCGACCGTCGCCCCCGTGTAGGCGACGGCGCGGCCGCCGACTTCGCGCTCGACCGGCGGAAACCCGCGCTCGTCGGCGAGTTCGCGAGCGCGGTCGTACCCCTCGACGCGAGCGTCGCGGCGACCGAACGCGACCTGCGGGTGGGGCCGCCAGACCCGCACCGCGGGCTCGCGGTCGGCGGCGACGCGCTCGACGACTCGGTCGGAGACCGCGCGGTCGGCTTCGATGGAGTCCCCCCGCCCGCGGTAGACGCGCATACCTCGACTTCGGGGCAGTATCGGCAAAACGGTCCCGGTCGTCGCTCCCGACTCACCGGCGTGGGCGTCCCGTTCACCGGCGTGGGCGTTCCCTTCACCGGGCGAGGGGCGGCTTTCAGTCCGCGGCCTCGCCCGACAGCACCGACCGATAGCGCCGCCCGGCGTCGTCGTCCGCGCCGATGGCGTCGGCGATCCGCGCGGAGACCCAGCGGTCGGCCTCGGCGGGCGGGGCGGCCGGCTCGACCCCCGCCGACCGGCGCTCGGCGGGAAGGAATCGCTCGTAGACCGGGAGCCGCTCGGTGAGCGGGACGCCAGCGTACTCGGCGATGTCTTCGAGTTCGCGCAGTGCGGGCCACTCGTACTCGGGGTTGATGTGGTCGTCGGTGACCGGAGAGACGCCGCCGAGGTCGTCGACGCCGCACTCTATCACGTCGCGGACGGGCGCGAGGTTGGGGGGAACCTGTACCGACACCTCCTCCGGGAGGGCGGAGCGAGCCATCGCGACCGCGCGGCGAAGCGTCTCGACGCCGGGCGAGCCGTCCGTCCAGCGCTCGTTCTCCCGGACGGGCTGGACGATCACCTCCTGGACGTGGTCGTAGCGCTCGTGCAACTCCCGGATGGCCAGCAGGCTCTCGGCGCGGTCCGCCCAGTCCTCGCCGATGCCGACGAGGATGCCCGTCGTGAACGGGACCCCGAGCTCGCCGGCGGTCCGGATGGTGTGCAGGCGCTGGCCCGGCGACTTGGCCCGAGGCCCGCCGTGGGCCTGCACGTCGGCGGTGGTCTCGAGCATCACGCCCATGCTGGCGTTGACGTCGGCGACGGTGGCCAACTGCTCGCGCGTCTGGTCGCCGGGGTTGGCGTGGGGGAGCAGCCCCTCCTCTAAGGCGATCTCGCAGACCTCCCGGAGGTAGGTGTGGACGGAGTCGTGGCCCCACTCGGCGAGCTGGTCGTGGATAGCGGTGTAGCGGTCGTCGGGGTCGTCGCCGAAGGTAAAGAGCGCCTCCGTACAGCCGGCGTCGGCGCCGCGGCGGACGACCTCGCGCACGTCCTCGGGGGACATGAGTTCGGCCTGGCCGGGCGGGTCGTAGTAGGTGCAGTAGGTGCAGGTGTACCGGCAGGCGGTCGTCAGCGGGACGAACACGTTGCGGGCGAAGGTGAGTTCGTCGGCCGCCGTCACGTCGCCGGGGGCGACCGCGAGCAGGCGCTCGACGGCCGCGGGGTCGGGGTCGACGGCCACGTCGTACTCGTCGGCGCCGGGGATCACACTCCCCCGTCCACGTCCGACCGGCAAAGCGTTGACGCTCCCGGAGACGCGCGTGCGGGGCCGCGGTGGACCTCGGCCCGTCGCGACCCGTCGACGCCGGGCGGACCGCCGCCGAACGCGCGGGCGACGGGGGGCCAGCGGGGGGAAGGGCCCGCCGAACCGCGGTGAACAATGGACGGCCGACGGCGGGCCCGGCGGGCCGCCGGCCGCGAGACGGCCGACCGTGTCCCAGGCGAGAGTGGGAGCGACACTGGCGACACGGTCCGGGTGCCGGCGCGGGACGTGACCCGTCGGCACGGGATCGGCCCGTGCGTGTGAAACGTTGTCTCACCGCATGAAAACCGTTGTCCGAATTTCGTTCGGGATCAGCCCGAACTCCGTTCGACATCGACCCGGCCGTCGGCCGCGACGACCGAAACCCCCGCCTCGGCCAGCCACGCGGGCGCCTCGCCCTCGCCGTGGAGCAACACCTCGACGAGATCGGCCGGCTCGTCGACGTCCGCCGCGAGCCGGAACGAGTCGACGTGTGCGAGCGACAGGTCGGCGTCCCGCGCGATCCGTCGGTGGTCCCGAACCGACGCGCCGTGGTAGTCGACGCGGAACGCCGGGTCCCGCACGACGAGGGCGTTCGTCCCGCCGCCGCGGCCGGGCGCGACCACCACGTCCGCGTCGGGCCCGAACAGCCGCGCGAGCGCCTCGGGCGTGGCGAGCGCCAGGTCCGCCATGACGACCGCGACCGGGTCGTCGCCGCCGCTCGCGGGCAGGCGGTCGTTCACGGCGCTGGTGAGCGGCCGGTCGTCGACGGCGACCGAGACCTCGCAGTCGATCGGTGCCGTCGAGAGGACGAGCGGGTCGACCGAGACGGCGCGCTCACGGTCAAGCGTCGAGAGAACGGAGAGCACGTCGCCCAGCATCGCCCGCGCGAAGGCGGCCCGCTCGGCCTCGCCGAGGACCGGTGCGAGGCGGGTCTTGGGCCGCTCGGGAGCGAACGGGACGACGACGCGCATCTACTGCAGCTTCGTCGGTTCGTCCTGGTTGGAGCGCCAGTAGTAGATCCCGCCGCCGATCAGGGCCAGAACCACGAGCGCACCGACGCCCATCAGGATGGTCTGGTTGCGCTGGGCGGACTGCTGGGCCTGTTCGGCCTGGGACTGGGCGTCGCCGGCCAGCGACTCGGCGTTGCCGAAGTTCCCGTTCTCGTAGGCGGAGATAGCCCGGTCGCGCTGCTCCTCGGCCTGGTCGTTCCCGCCGCTCTCGTTGATCGCGGCGTTCGCGTCGTCGATGGCCTCTCGGGCGTCCTTGCTCGCGTTCGTGTAGTGGTGAACGGAGGTCTCGTTCAGGTCGCTCGTCGAGCTCCCCTGAACCGTGTCGAAGTCGTAGAGCGTGTACGTCTCGACGGGCTCATACGTGTAGTTCTCTATCGCGGGGGTGTCACCGGTGAGCTCGATCTCCACGGTGTCTCCGCCGTTACTGGCGTTGAGCGCCTGTTCGAACGACTGTTCACCGTAGCTCGCCTGGTCGACCTCCTCGCCTTGCTGGAGGACGGTCACCGTCCAGCTGACGTTGGTGAGTTCGGTACTCCCCCGGAGCGCCCACTGGTCGTTCATGTCGACGAACGGGTCCTCGACGGTCACCGTCGTCGTCACCGTCTCGCCGACCTGCGACTCGTCGGGAACCTCCCCCGGAGAAACCGAGATAGCCCCGGCTGTCCCCACTGCAACGAGCGAGAGGGCGAGCAATGCGACCAGAGCGGCGCTCTTAGAAGAGCGGATCCAGCTCATCTTCGTCATCTTCCACCAACTCCTCTAAGTTCTCTTCGCTTTGCTGCCGGATGTCGTCGATGTTGTCCTGAGCCTCGATGGCGACCTGCTGTAGCTCCTTGATCCGCGGGACGTTGTGGACGCCCGACAGCAGGATCGACGCCGCCACGTTGTTCTCGCGGACGGGGTAGTCCCCGCCGCGGACCTCCATCGAACCGGTCTGCTCCTCGAGCCACTTGCGACCGCGTTCGATGCCTTTCCGGTTGAGGTGGTTCGACGGACCGCTCATCACGAGCAGCGCCCGCTCGGCGCCGTCGATCTCGCAGGGCAGGGTCAGCCGCCCCAGCGCCGCCTTCCGGACCAGCGACGTGATCCGGTTGGTGGTGTTGGCGGTGTCCATCCCGCTGTCGTCGAGGCCGTCGTCGTCGCCCTTGAACCGCGAGAGCAACCCGCCCGAATCCTGCTCCTCGACGGTCTCGGCGGCGTACCCCACGGTGGAGACGCCGCCGCCCGAGAGCGTGTTGATGATCTCCGACGAGTCGACGACCGACTCGGCGACCTCGTCGCCGGAGCCGACCTCGCCGGCGCCGAACAGCACGCCGAACCGCCGGACGATCTCGTCGTTGATCTGCTCGTAACCGCCCTCCATCGACTCGCCGGACTTGCGCCAGGCGTCGTTGTCGAACACGAGCAGGTTGTCGACCTCGCGGACGAACGTCTGGAACGACCGCGCGGCGTTGAGCGTGTAGATGCCCCCTTCGTCGCCGCCGGGCAACACGCCGAGGCCGTACACCGGCTCGGTGTAGATCCGCTTGAGATGCTTCGCGAGGACCGGCGAACCGCCGGAACCGGTTCCGCCACCGAGCCCCGCCACGATCATGAACGCGTCGATCTCGTGGACGGGGATGTTGTCGATGGCCCCCTGCACCTCGTCGATGTCTTCCTCGGCGATCTCCGCGCCGAGCTCGTTGTCGGCCCCGACGCCGTGACCTTTCACGCGCGCCTGACCGATCAGTACTCGATTCTCCTCCGGAATCCGTTCTAGCCCGAGCAGGTCCGCTTTCGCTGTGTTGACCGCGACTGCAGAGCGGACGATCCCGCTCTGCGTTGCCTCGTCGTATTCGAGGAACTTGTCGACGATCTTCCCGCCGGCCTGCCCGAAGCCGATCATCGCCAGTTTCATAGCTGCCGTTACCGTTGAGAAATAAACAATCCCAACGCGGATATAAGCTTTTTGTCCGGGTATCGAACCTGAAATTGTCACGTGAGTAACTGATCGCGGCGAAACCGCGAGACTGCGCGCTGATAAGCTGTTCTTTCCGCGGTGAGGCGGGTATCGAACGATAGCCGGCCCCGATCCGTGATTGAAGTGGACACACGTCACCGGCGGTCGGCAGGAAAGCGGTCGATACTGTCGCGTAGCGCGTCGATACTCGGGCGAACTCGCCTCTCAGGCGAGGCCCAGATACGATCGGAACGTCGTCAGCTCCGACGCGTCGGCGCCGAAGGCGCCCACGTCGTTGCGGTCGGTCGTGTTGTCCAGCCGCAACGACCGGACCTGATCCCTGCCCATCGGGAACCCGACGCTCCCGAGCACGGTGAGCCCGACGTTCGCCAGCGCCATCGGCAGGGGGACGATGGAGACGGATTTGCCCTCCGAGTCGTAGACGAGTTCGGTCACCTCACGGAGCGTCAGCACGTCCGGGCCGCCGATCTCGTAGGTCTCGCCGACGTGGTCGTCGCCTTCGACCGCGTCATCGGAACTCTCCGAGTTCCGATTGCTCGTCGGACTCGGTCCGACGGCGTCGGCTATCATCGGAACGAACTCTCCGACCCAGATGGGCTGGAAACGCGTCTGTTTCCCCCCGCCGGGCAGCGGGTACACCGGCACGCCCGGCGCGAACCACGACTTTAGCTTCTTGGTGAACTCGACGAACTCCCCGCCCTCACCGAAGATGATCGACGGCCGGAAGATCACCCACTCGCGGTCCGAATCGCGGACGAGTTCCTCCGCTCGCCCCTTCGCCCGCAGGTAGTGGGTCGGCCCGTCGGAATCGGCGCCCAGCGCGCTCTGGTGGACGAACCGCTCGACGCCGTGTTCCTCCGCGGCGCGCAGGCAGTTCTCCGCCCCGCCGCGGTGGACGCGGTCGTGCATCTCGTCGCCCCCCTTCGGCTTGAACAGCGGCGACAGCGCCACGAGGTAGACGACCGCGTCTTTCCCCTCGAAGGCGCCCTCGATGCTGTCGTAGTCGGTCACGTCGCCCGCGTACGTCTCCACGGCCGCCGGCAGCCCCTCGCCGTCGGGACTCCGCGAGAGCACCGTCACGTCGTGTCCCCGCTCGACCAGTTCCTCGCTCAGATGCGTCCCGACGAATCCGCTCCCGCCGACGACGAGTACGTTCATGTCAGAACTATTCGAGGCCATCCCCCTAAACGTTCCCGCCCAACTGGTCGTGTACTGCGCCGGGACGTGCGACGGACGCGGCCGCCGCTCCGGGAGTGAGAGGGTGGAAAAGTGGGCCGGCGCGAATTCGAATCGCGGTTACGGCCACCCGAAGGCCGAAGGATACCAAGCTACCCCACCGGCCCGTGCTGGTAGCACTTGTACGGAGACGCCGGCCGTTTTTAACAGTTCCGAAGCGCGCTCATCCCGGGACGGCGACCGGGGCCGGTCTCACCCGACGGACGGCTCAGTACTCGGTGAAGCCGTCGGTGTCGAGGTAGTTGTGCGCGACGGTGATCGCGTGGTCGGCGTGCAGCGCCTCGGGACCGAGCCGCACCCGCCGGTCGGCCGTGTCGGCCAGCAGGTCGGCCTCCCGGTCGGTGAAATCGCGGTGGTCCGAGAGGACGAAGACGGGGTCGCTCGGCGGCTCGGCGTCGACGACGGGGTCGCCGTCCTCGTGGAGCTGGACGACGGTGCCGTCGCGGGCGGCGGCGTCGAGCGTCGGTTCGAAGCCCCGGCGGGTGAGCGAGACGCCGGGGGAGGTCTCGACGGGCTGGTGGCCGATGGCCTCCTGGCGCTCGTCGAGCGCGCCGCGGACGAGGGCGGCGGTCGAGCGCTCGTCGGGGTTGAGCCGGCGCAGCTCGCGGCCGTCGAAGGTGACGGTGAGCTCGTCGGCGAGGACGAGGTGGACGCGGACGGCGTCGCGAATGTCGTGCGAGAGGAAGAAGGCGGCGGTGACGCAGCGACAGAGCACGTCGAGGCGGCCGGCGCCGCCGGCGATGTCGTCGAGCGAGAAGTCGGGGGTCGTCGGCGCGTCGTGGCCGAGGACGACGAACTGGCGCATGGGGGAGGTGAGACGCGGTCGCGATATACCTCCGTCGAAGTGCGTCGGCGGTCCCGGAGCGGGTGGTCCCGGGGCGGCCGGCCTCGCCGCGAAACCGTTTTGGCGTCGGCCTCGCGAGACGGGAGCGTGCATCCGCTGGTCCGACTGGTCGGCGTGGTCGCGCTCGTTGGCGTCCTCGGGGGGCTCTGCGTCCACTACGACGCGGCTTCGCCGGCGCACAGCCCGTACCCCGAGACCGAGGACCTCGCCACCGACTACGGGAGGTACGTGGGCGAGGACACGCTGCTGTTCGGGACGGTCCAGCGGGTCGACGCGGCCGCCGACCGGGCGACGATGCGGGTCGACTCTGACGAGGGGAGTTTCGGGCTGACCGTCCACGGGTTCGCCGAGCGCGTCCGGCCCGGCGGGGTCGTTCAGGTGTACGGCACCCTCCGCGAGGGGCGAGCCATCGACGCGTCGACCGTCGCGGTCGTCAATCCCGCGGGCGGGTCGAAGGGGTACAAGTACGCCGCCTCGGCGGTCGGCGCGCTGCTCGTCCTCGGGGTGTTTTTCCGCCGGTGGCGGGTGGACTGGCGATCGATGACCTTCGAGGTGCGATCGGACGAGCGCGAGGTGCGCGCCGATGGCTGACCTGCTGACGCACGTCCTCGCGGCCTACGTGGTCCTGACGGTCGCGAGCTGGCGGGTCGACCGGATCACGCCGCCGCGGGTCGCCGTGGGGATGTGCGGCGGCGCGATCCCGGACCTGGTGAAAGTCGATCTCGTGGTCGACTCGATGGCGGTCGAGCGCGCGCTCGGGCTCCCGTTCACCTGGGGCGCGGTGAGCACGCTGGGCGGCGTCGTCCTGATCGCGGGCGCCATCGCGCTGGCGTTCGGTTCTCGATACAGGCGCCGGGCGTTCGCGTTCCTTCTTGCGGGCGGCTCGCTATCGCTGGTCCTCGACGGACTTCGAGTGTACGCCGACGGGCGCGCGGGACCGTGGCTGTTCCCGGTCACGTGGTGGCGGCCGCCGACGCCGAGTCTCTACGTCACCTCGGACCCGCGAGTGCTGGTCGTCGGTATCGCGGTGGCCGCGCTCGTGTTCGTCGTCGACCGCCGGGTCGAACGCGACGGGAGCGAAAAGTAGCCACCGCGAACGGCGACGGCAAAGCTCGGTGAACGACGGCGCTCACCACGTCAGCCCGACGTACTCGATGCCGTCGCGCCGTTCGACGATGTGGCGCCCGTCGAGGACCAGCGGGGTCGCCATCGCGTCGAACTCCGAATCGAGCGCGGCGAACTCGTCCCAGTCGGTGACCGCGACCGCGGCGCGGGCGCCGTCCAGCGCTTCCGCAGCGCTGTCGGCGTACTCGACCTCGATATCGGGGTAGTGCTCGGCGAAGCTCTCGGTCGCCACGGGGTCGTAGGCGACCACCTCCGCACCGCGCTCCTGCAGTCCCTCGATGACCGGCACCGCCCGCGTCTTCCGAACGTCGTCGGTCCCGGGCTTGAACGAGAGTCCGAGGACGGCGACGCGCTCGCCGGCCACGTCCGCCCGCTCGTCCAGCAGCCCGAGCAGGCGCTCGGGCTGGAGGTCGTTCACCTCGACCGTGGCTTCGAGCATCGGGGGCTCGTAGCCCGCGTCGCGGGCGGCAGCGATGATCGCGTTTACGTCCTTCGGAAAGCAGCTCCCGCCGTAACCGATCCCTGACCGCAGGAATCTCCCGCCGATACGGTCGTCCAAGGCGATGGCGTCGGCGACCTCGTAGGCGTCGACGTCGAACTCCTTGCAGATGTTCCCGATGTCGTTGATCAGCGAGACTTTCGCGGCGAGGAAGCCGTTGTTGGCGTACTTGATCATCTCGGCCTCGCGGAGGCCGGTCTCGACGACGGCGGCGTCGCTCTCCTCGACGAGCGGCGCGAACACGTCGCCGAGCGTGTCGTAGGCCGCGGGTTCGCGGGCGCCGAAGACGACCTTCTGGGGGTCGAGGAAGTCCTCGACGGCGGTGCCCATCCGGAGGAACTCGGGGTTCATCGCGACGTGGAACCCCTCGCCGGCGGTCTCGCCCGAGGCCTCCTCGATAGCCGGTGTGACGACCTCCTCGGTGGAGCCGGGGACGACGGTGCTCTTGACGACGACGAGGTGGTCGCCCTCTTTCTCGGCCAGCGCCTCGCCGAGCGAGGTCGCGCCGGCCTCCATGTAGGCCAGGTCGATGGCGCCGTCGGCCTCGGAGGGGGTCGGCAGCGCGAGGAAGGTCACGTCCGTCTCGCGGACGGCGTCGTAGTCGGTGGTCGCCCGGAGGGTGTCGCCGGCGTGCTCGGCCACGAGGTCGGCGAGACCGGGCTCGTGGATCGGCGATTCGCCGTCGTTGATCGCGGCGACGATATCCTCGTCGACGTCGACGTTCGTCACGTCGTGCCCCAGGTCGGCCAAGCAGGCGGCGACCGTCGTCCCGACGTAGCCGCTGCCCACGATACTGACGTGCATTGACCGATGGGTTGGCCACCCCAGGTCTTCAGGATTCGGATCGGTACGGGACCGCGTTCGGTTCGATGTGCTCGCCGATCGGTGGTTTCTGCGAGGGTCGGTTCGGACGGAACTCGTACGGGAACGGCCGCAGTCGACGGTGAGCGCTAAACGCCCTCGGCGCGCTCGCTCACGGGTCGCTCCGCTCCCGTTCGCGTTGACGAGGGCTCTCGCAGACGACCTCGTACCTCCCCAGCCTCTTGCGATGTCTGCGGGCGACGCTCGGGTCGCCCGCATGGCCCGAGGGAGCTCCGGTCCCTCGCTGCTCGCACGCTGCGCTACTCGTCCCTCGCGCGACTACGTCGCGCCACGAGACCGCGACAGCGCGCGCCGACCGCACCGCTCCCATTCTCAGTTACACTGCGCATTCGGCGCCTGCGGCGTCGGTTCACCGGCCGCGAGCGAACGCAACGAGCGAGTCGGCCGGCCTTTTTCACCCCTGTTTTTGGACTGGGGGGGTCTCCACAGGCGCGCTCTGCGCGCCGAGAAAACCCCCCGGTGGAAAAAGATGGGGAACAAACGTTACTTATCTCCGGCCGTAAGGCACGACACCGAACGTCCCGTGGGATGCTGTCCCACTCCCCCCAGTCGCCGTCGCGTTCCGCGCTCGGCGGCGCGTCGGAGCCGTAGCCACCAATGACAGATACAGACACTCCAGTCTCCGGTCGCCAGGAGAGCACGGTCGAAGACGTAGACGACGCCCAGACGGTGGTCTCGCGGGTCGTCGACAACGTCGAACAGGTGATCGTCGGCCACCACGGCGAGATCGAGCACATCCTCACCGCCCTGCTCGGGCGCGGGCACATCCTGCTGGAGGACGTGCCGGGCGTCGGCAAGACGA
The window above is part of the Halosimplex rubrum genome. Proteins encoded here:
- the trmY gene encoding tRNA (pseudouridine(54)-N(1))-methyltransferase TrmY; this translates as MRQFVVLGHDAPTTPDFSLDDIAGGAGRLDVLCRCVTAAFFLSHDIRDAVRVHLVLADELTVTFDGRELRRLNPDERSTAALVRGALDERQEAIGHQPVETSPGVSLTRRGFEPTLDAAARDGTVVQLHEDGDPVVDAEPPSDPVFVLSDHRDFTDREADLLADTADRRVRLGPEALHADHAITVAHNYLDTDGFTEY
- the cofG gene encoding 7,8-didemethyl-8-hydroxy-5-deazariboflavin synthase subunit CofG, producing the protein MIPGADEYDVAVDPDPAAVERLLAVAPGDVTAADELTFARNVFVPLTTACRYTCTYCTYYDPPGQAELMSPEDVREVVRRGADAGCTEALFTFGDDPDDRYTAIHDQLAEWGHDSVHTYLREVCEIALEEGLLPHANPGDQTREQLATVADVNASMGVMLETTADVQAHGGPRAKSPGQRLHTIRTAGELGVPFTTGILVGIGEDWADRAESLLAIRELHERYDHVQEVIVQPVRENERWTDGSPGVETLRRAVAMARSALPEEVSVQVPPNLAPVRDVIECGVDDLGGVSPVTDDHINPEYEWPALRELEDIAEYAGVPLTERLPVYERFLPAERRSAGVEPAAPPAEADRWVSARIADAIGADDDAGRRYRSVLSGEAAD
- the cofC gene encoding 2-phospho-L-lactate guanylyltransferase, with product MRVVVPFAPERPKTRLAPVLGEAERAAFARAMLGDVLSVLSTLDRERAVSVDPLVLSTAPIDCEVSVAVDDRPLTSAVNDRLPASGGDDPVAVVMADLALATPEALARLFGPDADVVVAPGRGGGTNALVVRDPAFRVDYHGASVRDHRRIARDADLSLAHVDSFRLAADVDEPADLVEVLLHGEGEAPAWLAEAGVSVVAADGRVDVERSSG
- the aglM gene encoding UDP-glucose 6-dehydrogenase AglM: MHVSIVGSGYVGTTVAACLADLGHDVTNVDVDEDIVAAINDGESPIHEPGLADLVAEHAGDTLRATTDYDAVRETDVTFLALPTPSEADGAIDLAYMEAGATSLGEALAEKEGDHLVVVKSTVVPGSTEEVVTPAIEEASGETAGEGFHVAMNPEFLRMGTAVEDFLDPQKVVFGAREPAAYDTLGDVFAPLVEESDAAVVETGLREAEMIKYANNGFLAAKVSLINDIGNICKEFDVDAYEVADAIALDDRIGGRFLRSGIGYGGSCFPKDVNAIIAAARDAGYEPPMLEATVEVNDLQPERLLGLLDERADVAGERVAVLGLSFKPGTDDVRKTRAVPVIEGLQERGAEVVAYDPVATESFAEHYPDIEVEYADSAAEALDGARAAVAVTDWDEFAALDSEFDAMATPLVLDGRHIVERRDGIEYVGLTW
- a CDS encoding lipoate--protein ligase family protein, coding for MRVYRGRGDSIEADRAVSDRVVERVAADREPAVRVWRPHPQVAFGRRDARVEGYDRARELADERGFPPVEREVGGRAVAYTGATVAFARVTPVADSRSGLRVRYDAATADLLDALGSLGADAREGEPPDSFCPGTHSVRADCGGRSRKLAGLAQRVRADAAVVAGVLVVRDHAAIASVLDPVYAALDVPFDPGTVGSVARAGGRTDPDAVVDAVAGALVGDAAGDASVQRVG
- a CDS encoding tubulin/FtsZ family protein; translated protein: MKLAMIGFGQAGGKIVDKFLEYDEATQSGIVRSAVAVNTAKADLLGLERIPEENRVLIGQARVKGHGVGADNELGAEIAEEDIDEVQGAIDNIPVHEIDAFMIVAGLGGGTGSGGSPVLAKHLKRIYTEPVYGLGVLPGGDEGGIYTLNAARSFQTFVREVDNLLVFDNDAWRKSGESMEGGYEQINDEIVRRFGVLFGAGEVGSGDEVAESVVDSSEIINTLSGGGVSTVGYAAETVEEQDSGGLLSRFKGDDDGLDDSGMDTANTTNRITSLVRKAALGRLTLPCEIDGAERALLVMSGPSNHLNRKGIERGRKWLEEQTGSMEVRGGDYPVRENNVAASILLSGVHNVPRIKELQQVAIEAQDNIDDIRQQSEENLEELVEDDEDELDPLF
- a CDS encoding dihydroorotase; the protein is MLFRNATLADGQRRDVRVSGETVAAVGEDLGVREDERTVDATGKRLLPGMIDAHVHFREPGDSHKEDWTTGSASAAAGGVTTVVDQPNTSPPTVDGDAFDEKAALAADSLVDFGLNGGVTADWDPDSLLDRDAFALGEVFLADSTGNMGVEEPLFLDALAEADARDVTVTVHAEDASLFNVSARERDDADAWSAYRTARAEAAAVGRACEVAAERDTTIHVAHTSTPRGIDIAAETGMTCEVTPHHMYLSRNDLRELGTHGRMNPPLRREKRRQRVYDRVVDGTVDMVATDHAPHTAAEKDAEIWDAPSGVPGVETVLPMLLADARTGDLTYERVRDLTAANPADVFDLSSKGRVAEGMDADLVLVDPGTTHPIRADRLHTKCDWTPFEGREAVFPELTLVRGSVVYERDADDRPGGSSESFGDAVGRNVRSATGASDERGSAEDRLARGEGTESIADLAAEVVEERPDDDRR
- a CDS encoding complex I NDUFA9 subunit family protein, encoding MNVLVVGGSGFVGTHLSEELVERGHDVTVLSRSPDGEGLPAAVETYAGDVTDYDSIEGAFEGKDAVVYLVALSPLFKPKGGDEMHDRVHRGGAENCLRAAEEHGVERFVHQSALGADSDGPTHYLRAKGRAEELVRDSDREWVIFRPSIIFGEGGEFVEFTKKLKSWFAPGVPVYPLPGGGKQTRFQPIWVGEFVPMIADAVGPSPTSNRNSESSDDAVEGDDHVGETYEIGGPDVLTLREVTELVYDSEGKSVSIVPLPMALANVGLTVLGSVGFPMGRDQVRSLRLDNTTDRNDVGAFGADASELTTFRSYLGLA